One window from the genome of Gemmatimonadaceae bacterium encodes:
- a CDS encoding copper homeostasis protein CutC has translation MSVTPISNPTIASGVLVEACVDSVESALAAEAGGASRIELSENLYEGGTTPSAGLIALARERVRIPIHVLIRPRGGDFLYDEDEVRVMLGDIALAKEIGVDGIVLGALFPDGSVDDRCTRLLVEASRPLSTTFHRAFDLVRDPFEALDTLVALGVDRVLTSGGAPTAAEGLETLAALAWRSEGRGTITAAGGISDHNVARIVTEAGVSEVHVRASRRRDSLMRFRRESVTLGKPYVPDEYARVVTTADLVRQVVSACAEASAPPTTETAAD, from the coding sequence GTGTCCGTCACCCCCATCTCGAACCCGACCATAGCCTCCGGCGTGCTGGTGGAAGCCTGCGTGGACTCGGTGGAGTCCGCCCTCGCGGCGGAAGCCGGGGGCGCGTCGCGCATCGAGCTCAGCGAGAACCTGTACGAAGGCGGCACCACCCCGAGCGCCGGGCTCATCGCCCTCGCCCGCGAACGCGTGCGGATTCCGATCCACGTGCTCATTCGCCCGCGCGGCGGCGATTTCCTCTATGACGAGGACGAGGTGCGGGTGATGCTGGGCGACATCGCGCTCGCCAAGGAGATCGGCGTCGACGGGATCGTGCTCGGCGCGCTCTTCCCCGACGGATCGGTGGACGATCGATGCACGCGCCTGCTCGTCGAGGCCTCGCGCCCGCTGTCCACCACGTTCCACCGCGCCTTCGACCTCGTGCGCGACCCGTTCGAGGCGCTCGACACCCTCGTCGCGCTGGGCGTGGACCGCGTGCTCACCTCCGGCGGCGCCCCCACGGCGGCCGAAGGGCTGGAGACGCTGGCCGCCCTCGCCTGGCGCTCCGAGGGCCGGGGCACGATCACCGCCGCCGGCGGGATCAGCGACCACAACGTGGCCCGCATCGTGACCGAGGCCGGCGTGTCCGAGGTGCACGTGCGCGCCAGCCGGCGCCGCGACAGCCTGATGCGCTTCCGCCGCGAGAGCGTCACGCTGGGCAAGCCGTACGTGCCCGACGAGTACGCGCGCGTCGTGACCACGGCCGACCTCGTCCGGCAGGTGGTGTCGGCCTGCGCCGAAGCGAGCGCGCCGCCCACCACCGAGACCGCCGCCGACTGA
- a CDS encoding sugar phosphate isomerase/epimerase, which yields MERRDFIRTALGAVAGGALLPGLAAAEWRGRADRLRAIGLQLYTVRTAMAADVEGTLAAVAAIGYREVEFAGLFGRSPRDVRAMLGRHGLVAPSSHVAVPAAMDEWKRDLDDALVLGQSYIVCPWIDEKDRTTDGLKRVAARFNAAGAAAKQAGLQFAYHNHDFEFTPVDGRLPYDLLLAECDRSLVKMEIDIYWMVNGGQDPLAYLARDPSRFPMVHAKDRTADGKMADVGAGRIDFPKILGAFERAGLTHCFVERDDAPQPMASARASFAYLDRLTF from the coding sequence ATGGAACGGCGGGATTTCATTCGCACCGCGCTGGGCGCGGTGGCCGGCGGCGCGCTGCTGCCGGGGTTGGCGGCGGCGGAGTGGCGCGGGCGCGCGGACAGGCTGCGCGCGATCGGGCTCCAGCTCTACACGGTGCGCACCGCGATGGCCGCGGACGTCGAGGGCACCCTCGCCGCCGTGGCGGCGATCGGCTATCGCGAAGTGGAGTTCGCCGGCCTCTTCGGCCGGTCGCCCAGGGACGTGCGCGCGATGCTCGGCCGCCATGGGCTCGTAGCTCCGTCGTCGCACGTGGCCGTGCCGGCGGCGATGGACGAGTGGAAGCGCGACCTCGACGACGCGCTGGTGCTCGGCCAGTCGTACATCGTGTGCCCGTGGATCGACGAGAAGGACCGCACGACCGACGGCCTCAAGCGCGTGGCGGCGCGGTTCAACGCCGCGGGCGCGGCGGCCAAGCAGGCCGGTCTCCAGTTCGCGTACCACAACCACGATTTCGAGTTCACGCCCGTGGACGGCCGGTTGCCCTACGACCTGCTGCTGGCCGAGTGCGACCGTTCGCTGGTGAAGATGGAGATCGACATCTACTGGATGGTGAACGGCGGACAGGATCCGCTCGCGTATCTGGCGCGGGATCCGAGCCGGTTCCCGATGGTGCACGCCAAGGACCGCACCGCCGACGGCAAGATGGCGGACGTGGGCGCGGGTCGGATCGACTTCCCGAAGATCCTCGGCGCGTTCGAGCGCGCCGGGCTCACGCACTGCTTCGTGGAGCGCGACGACGCGCCGCAACCCATGGCGTCGGCGCGGGCGAGCTTCGCGTATCTGGACCGGCTGACCTTCTGA
- a CDS encoding sensor domain-containing diguanylate cyclase, with protein MRYSSLSDPEALLQFARNLGEGLYITSMDGQILDANPAFLSMLGVQSLDELAPYRAADLLVDPRRREMQREMLARDGMVRNFEFDLRRPDGQVRTVLDTSYVVRDPESGQMYYHGVLIDITARKQLEAELVEMSTHDALTGALNRRYLDQLDDQFKRDPAGRWGCIFVDIDHFKQYNDEFGHQAGDRILVRMARFLMRHVRAEEAVVRVGGDEFVVILVDADESQADGVVERLRQSGERSAPVPFSLGWAARRPNESLTRMIDRADHRLLAVRVVERRSDPRGRQHL; from the coding sequence ATGCGGTACAGCTCGCTGTCCGATCCGGAGGCCCTGCTCCAGTTCGCCCGCAACCTTGGCGAAGGGCTCTACATCACGTCCATGGACGGGCAGATCCTGGACGCGAATCCGGCCTTCCTGTCGATGCTCGGCGTCCAATCGCTGGACGAATTGGCGCCGTATCGCGCGGCCGACCTTCTGGTGGACCCGAGGCGGCGCGAGATGCAGCGCGAGATGTTGGCCCGCGACGGCATGGTAAGGAACTTCGAGTTCGACCTCCGCCGGCCCGACGGCCAGGTGCGCACCGTGCTCGACACGAGCTACGTGGTGCGGGATCCGGAATCGGGGCAGATGTACTACCACGGCGTGCTCATCGACATCACGGCGCGCAAGCAACTCGAAGCCGAGCTGGTGGAGATGAGCACGCACGACGCCCTCACCGGGGCGCTCAACCGCCGGTACCTCGACCAACTGGACGACCAGTTCAAGCGCGATCCCGCGGGACGGTGGGGCTGCATCTTCGTGGACATCGACCATTTCAAGCAGTACAACGACGAGTTCGGCCATCAGGCGGGGGACCGGATCCTGGTGCGCATGGCGCGGTTCCTCATGCGGCACGTGCGGGCCGAGGAGGCCGTGGTGCGCGTGGGCGGCGATGAATTCGTGGTCATTCTGGTGGACGCCGACGAGAGCCAGGCCGACGGCGTGGTGGAGCGGCTGCGGCAGTCGGGAGAGCGGTCGGCGCCGGTGCCGTTCTCGCTGGGCTGGGCGGCGCGCCGGCCCAATGAATCGCTCACGCGCATGATCGACCGCGCCGATCACCGGCTGCTGGCGGTGCGCGTGGTGGAGCGGCGATCCGATCCGCGGGGCCGGCAGCACCTGTAG
- a CDS encoding polymer-forming cytoskeletal protein — protein MSLFQKRHGPTSEPAATGYSIFDAQMRVRGDVETDGTLRVDGRLEGNIRGADVVVVATGASIVGDVSAREVIIGGTVTGNVTAVQRVELQASGAVAGDVEAAAIMIQEGGRVEGRMSIHPVAANGRQGASASPAPAPHLRTAYNGDAG, from the coding sequence ATGAGCCTCTTTCAGAAGCGCCACGGGCCGACCAGCGAACCGGCGGCCACCGGCTACTCGATCTTCGACGCCCAGATGCGAGTCCGGGGCGACGTGGAGACCGACGGCACGCTGCGCGTGGACGGCCGCCTCGAGGGGAACATCCGGGGCGCCGACGTGGTGGTGGTGGCCACCGGAGCGTCGATCGTGGGCGATGTGTCGGCGCGCGAGGTGATCATCGGCGGGACGGTCACGGGCAACGTGACCGCCGTCCAGCGCGTGGAATTGCAGGCGAGCGGCGCCGTGGCCGGCGATGTCGAGGCCGCGGCGATCATGATCCAGGAGGGAGGCCGCGTGGAGGGACGGATGTCCATCCATCCCGTGGCGGCCAACGGACGCCAGGGAGCCAGCGCGTCGCCGGCTCCCGCCCCGCACCTCCGGACCGCCTACAACGGCGACGCCGGCTGA
- a CDS encoding M23 family metallopeptidase — protein MATHSTPDSRGRGWTIILVPPHPTGKTRSVRVHMRQVRTLVATAMLAFVGYAGWSMIEALQVNATAEQLAQVQRLAVTLSDSLQASQSRADSALRLAAVTANVAHGPKLVTRLVNRVGRANTASVGEPAAGVILPVIGRITSKFAESRWHPILNLFRPHEGVDISAPRGTNITAPADGRVTFVGHRLGDGLLVELDHGGGVITLYAHCQRVLVGEGEYVAAGAVIATVGSSGLATGPHVHFEVMVNGRHVDPLKYLLEPRDSTPAFAAGDHPDEQQPR, from the coding sequence GTGGCCACCCACTCCACCCCCGACAGCCGCGGCCGCGGCTGGACGATCATCCTCGTCCCTCCCCATCCCACGGGGAAGACGCGGAGCGTGCGCGTGCACATGCGGCAGGTGCGCACGCTGGTGGCCACCGCGATGCTGGCGTTCGTGGGCTACGCCGGGTGGTCCATGATCGAGGCCCTGCAGGTGAACGCCACCGCGGAGCAGTTGGCCCAGGTGCAGCGGCTGGCCGTCACGCTGAGCGACAGCCTGCAGGCGTCGCAGTCGCGCGCCGACTCGGCGTTGCGGCTGGCGGCCGTGACGGCCAACGTGGCCCACGGCCCCAAGCTGGTGACGCGCCTGGTGAACCGCGTCGGGCGCGCCAACACGGCGTCGGTGGGCGAACCGGCGGCGGGCGTGATCCTGCCGGTGATCGGACGGATCACGAGCAAGTTCGCGGAGTCACGCTGGCATCCGATTCTCAATCTGTTCCGCCCGCACGAGGGGGTGGACATCTCGGCGCCACGGGGCACGAACATCACGGCGCCTGCCGACGGGCGGGTGACGTTCGTGGGGCACCGGCTGGGCGATGGGCTCCTGGTGGAACTCGACCACGGCGGCGGCGTGATCACCCTGTACGCCCACTGCCAGCGGGTGCTGGTGGGGGAAGGCGAGTACGTGGCCGCCGGCGCGGTGATCGCCACGGTGGGTTCCAGCGGGCTGGCCACCGGCCCCCACGTACACTTCGAGGTGATGGTCAACGGCCGGCACGTGGATCCGCTCAAGTACCTGCTGGAGCCGCGTGACTCGACCCCCGCCTTTGCCGCCGGCGACCACCCGGACGAGCAGCAACCGCGCTAA
- a CDS encoding DNA polymerase IV, whose translation MNAPPRRILLADADAFFVAVARMVDPEGAGREPLLIVGGTRASRGVVCSASYETRAFGVRSAMPIARALRLCPDAVCVPVPRAACAEKSREIRQVLDRFAPVVEAASIDEWYLDLAGTEGLYRHEPLATTAQRMRDTILRETGLGVSFGGGTSKLVAKLAVEHAKPKPHNQATGVHVVAPGGEADFLRHVALAEIPMIGPRFQERLARFGMRTVPDVLPYDVQTLAGWLGDREGQWLFDRVRGIDQRDVAPRLGAKSISRDETFPGDLTDETALGRELLALVTRAAADLRAEGLLARTITVKIRDHDFRTRSASRTVELGVMSDRVILALARPLLSRLSSARRVPARLLGVALSSLAEDDASDQLTLFDLQREPAMETDRDRAVARAVDQVRARFGPDGIVPGGR comes from the coding sequence GTGAACGCGCCGCCGCGCCGGATCCTCCTGGCCGACGCCGACGCGTTCTTCGTCGCCGTGGCGCGCATGGTCGATCCGGAGGGCGCGGGCAGGGAACCGCTGCTCATCGTGGGCGGCACCCGCGCCAGCCGCGGCGTGGTGTGCTCGGCGTCGTACGAGACGCGCGCGTTCGGCGTGCGGTCGGCCATGCCGATCGCCCGCGCGCTCCGTCTGTGCCCCGACGCCGTGTGCGTGCCGGTGCCGCGCGCGGCGTGCGCCGAGAAGAGCCGAGAGATCCGCCAGGTGCTCGACCGCTTCGCGCCCGTGGTCGAAGCGGCGAGCATCGACGAGTGGTATCTGGACCTCGCCGGCACCGAGGGGCTGTACCGCCACGAGCCGTTGGCCACGACGGCGCAGCGCATGCGCGACACGATCCTCCGCGAGACCGGGCTCGGCGTGTCGTTCGGCGGCGGCACGTCCAAGCTCGTGGCCAAGCTGGCGGTGGAGCACGCCAAGCCCAAGCCGCACAACCAAGCCACCGGCGTCCACGTCGTGGCGCCCGGCGGCGAAGCAGACTTCCTCCGCCACGTGGCGCTGGCCGAGATCCCGATGATCGGCCCGCGATTCCAGGAGCGGCTGGCCAGGTTCGGCATGCGCACCGTGCCCGACGTGCTGCCGTACGACGTGCAGACGCTGGCCGGCTGGCTGGGCGATCGTGAAGGGCAGTGGCTGTTCGACCGTGTGCGGGGCATCGACCAGCGCGACGTGGCGCCGCGGCTCGGCGCCAAGAGCATCAGTCGCGACGAGACCTTCCCGGGCGACCTCACCGACGAGACGGCCCTGGGTCGCGAGTTGCTGGCGCTCGTCACTCGCGCCGCCGCCGATCTGCGCGCCGAGGGACTGCTCGCGCGCACGATCACGGTGAAGATCCGGGACCACGATTTCCGCACGCGCTCGGCCAGCCGCACGGTGGAGCTGGGCGTCATGAGCGACCGCGTGATCCTGGCGTTGGCCCGGCCGCTGCTGTCGCGGCTAAGCTCGGCGCGGCGGGTGCCGGCGCGGCTGCTGGGGGTGGCGCTGTCGTCGCTGGCCGAGGACGACGCCAGCGATCAGCTCACCCTGTTCGACCTGCAGCGGGAACCGGCCATGGAGACGGATCGGGACCGCGCCGTGGCGCGCGCCGTGGATCAGGTGCGCGCCCGGTTCGGTCCCGATGGCATCGTACCCGGCGGTCGTTAG